From Nguyenibacter vanlangensis, one genomic window encodes:
- the thyX gene encoding FAD-dependent thymidylate synthase, with protein sequence MFSTDQKSEIDAARAAWSQTRRDTVPAVEEALYQPEPVLGSGFVRLIDYMGGDAAIVQGARVSYGKGTRSISDDRGLIRYLMRNRHTSPFELAVAKFHVRAPIFVTRQWFRHRTASINEYSARYSVLEKEFYFPRAEDIARQSASNKQGRGESLPPDAAEHVLALLREDASRCYDHYLEMLNQDEAGNAIDPDRPVVARELARMTLPVNVMTQFYWQINLWNLLHFLRLRADAHAQYEIRAYADAILGLVERWVPQTFEAFRDYMQEAALLSGPALRALRGVLAGEQVDLQAAGLSKREAAELLALLPEIGPRLR encoded by the coding sequence ATGTTTTCAACAGACCAGAAATCGGAAATCGACGCCGCCCGCGCCGCCTGGAGCCAGACGCGCCGCGATACCGTCCCGGCGGTGGAGGAGGCGCTGTACCAGCCCGAGCCGGTGCTGGGGAGCGGGTTCGTCCGGCTGATCGACTATATGGGCGGCGACGCGGCCATCGTGCAGGGCGCGCGCGTGTCGTACGGCAAGGGAACGCGCAGCATTTCCGACGATCGCGGCCTGATCCGCTATCTGATGCGCAACCGCCATACCAGCCCGTTCGAGCTGGCGGTGGCCAAGTTCCACGTGCGCGCGCCGATCTTCGTCACCCGGCAATGGTTCCGCCACCGCACGGCCAGCATCAACGAATATTCCGCCCGCTATTCGGTGCTGGAGAAGGAGTTCTACTTCCCCCGCGCCGAGGACATCGCCCGCCAGTCCGCCAGCAACAAGCAGGGACGCGGCGAAAGCCTGCCGCCCGACGCCGCCGAGCACGTGCTGGCGCTGCTGCGCGAGGATGCGAGCCGTTGCTACGACCATTACCTGGAGATGCTGAACCAGGACGAGGCCGGCAACGCGATCGACCCCGACCGGCCCGTGGTGGCGCGCGAACTGGCGCGCATGACCCTGCCGGTCAACGTGATGACGCAGTTCTACTGGCAGATCAATCTGTGGAACCTGCTGCATTTCCTGCGGCTGCGGGCCGATGCGCACGCGCAGTACGAAATCCGCGCCTATGCGGATGCCATCCTCGGCCTGGTGGAACGCTGGGTGCCCCAGACATTCGAGGCCTTCCGCGACTATATGCAGGAAGCCGCCCTGCTGTCCGGCCCCGCCCTGCGCGCCCTGCGCGGCGTTCTGGCCGGCGAGCAGGTCGATCTGCAGGCGGCGGGCCTGTCGAAGCGCGAGGCCGCCGAACTGCTGGCGCTGCTGCCGGAAATCGGTCCGCGCCTTCGCTGA
- a CDS encoding fumarate hydratase, with amino-acid sequence MPSKPPLRPPLRPFAYGPLFPLQDTGTPWRKLDIAGVRTGTCDGRTVLHVSPEALAELAAQAFHDIAHLLRPGHLAQLAAILQDPDASDNDRFVALDLLKNACIAAGGVLPMCQDTGTAIIYGKKGQRVWVDGNEEEAFSRGVYETYTRTSLRYSQMAPLSMFDEVNTGTNLPVQFHIAAAPGEDHAAQMDLMFVAKGGGSANKTFLFQETRALLSSKENLLAWLDGKVRTLGTSACPPYHLAVVIGGLSAEQTLETVKLASTRWLDGLPTEGSALGHAFRDLEMEQEILKLTQGLGIGAQFGGKYFCHDVRVVRLPRHGASLPVGIGVSCSADRQVKARITAEGIFLERLETDPARFLPETTDDHLGGTEVRVDLNQPMDAIRALLSRHPVRTRLSLTGTMVVARDIAHARFRERLERGEGLPDYLKDHPVYYAGPAKTPEGMPTGAFGPTTAGRMDSYVAMLQQAGGSFVMLAKGNRSKAVRDACRAYGGFYLGSVGGPAARLARDCIRKVEVLEYPELGMEAVWKIEVENFPAFIVIDDKGNDFYDGLTG; translated from the coding sequence ATACCCTCCAAGCCCCCGCTCCGGCCTCCTCTGCGGCCCTTCGCCTACGGGCCGCTCTTTCCGCTGCAGGACACCGGGACGCCGTGGCGAAAGCTGGATATCGCGGGCGTGCGCACCGGCACCTGCGACGGGCGGACCGTGCTCCATGTCAGCCCCGAGGCCCTGGCCGAACTGGCGGCCCAGGCTTTCCACGACATCGCCCACCTGCTGCGGCCGGGCCACCTGGCGCAGCTTGCGGCGATCCTGCAGGACCCCGATGCGTCGGACAATGACCGGTTCGTGGCGCTGGACCTGCTGAAGAATGCCTGCATCGCCGCCGGCGGCGTGCTGCCGATGTGCCAGGACACCGGCACGGCGATCATCTACGGCAAGAAGGGCCAGCGCGTCTGGGTGGACGGGAACGAGGAGGAAGCGTTCTCCCGCGGGGTGTACGAAACCTACACCCGCACCAGCCTGCGCTATTCGCAGATGGCGCCGCTGTCGATGTTCGACGAGGTGAATACCGGCACCAACCTGCCGGTGCAGTTCCATATCGCGGCGGCCCCCGGCGAGGACCATGCCGCGCAGATGGACCTGATGTTCGTCGCCAAGGGCGGCGGCTCCGCCAACAAGACCTTCCTCTTCCAGGAAACCCGCGCCCTGCTGTCCAGCAAGGAAAACCTGCTGGCCTGGCTGGACGGCAAGGTGCGCACGCTGGGCACCTCGGCCTGCCCCCCCTACCACCTGGCGGTGGTGATCGGCGGCCTGTCGGCCGAACAGACGCTCGAGACGGTCAAGCTGGCCTCGACCCGCTGGCTGGACGGGCTGCCGACCGAAGGCAGCGCGCTGGGCCACGCCTTCCGCGACCTGGAGATGGAGCAGGAGATCCTGAAGCTGACCCAGGGGCTGGGGATCGGCGCGCAGTTCGGCGGCAAGTATTTCTGCCATGACGTGCGGGTGGTGCGCCTGCCGCGCCATGGCGCGTCCCTGCCGGTGGGGATCGGCGTGTCGTGCTCGGCCGACCGGCAGGTCAAGGCGCGCATCACCGCCGAGGGGATCTTCCTGGAGCGGCTGGAGACCGACCCGGCACGCTTCCTGCCCGAGACGACGGACGACCATCTGGGCGGCACCGAGGTGCGGGTGGACCTCAACCAGCCGATGGACGCGATCCGCGCCCTGCTGTCGCGCCACCCGGTGCGCACCCGCCTGTCGCTGACCGGCACCATGGTGGTGGCGCGCGACATCGCCCACGCCCGGTTCCGCGAACGGCTCGAACGCGGCGAGGGCCTGCCGGACTACCTGAAGGACCACCCGGTCTATTACGCCGGGCCGGCCAAGACGCCCGAGGGCATGCCCACCGGCGCGTTCGGCCCCACCACGGCGGGACGCATGGACAGCTATGTGGCGATGCTGCAGCAGGCCGGCGGCTCGTTCGTCATGCTGGCCAAGGGCAACCGGTCGAAGGCGGTGCGCGACGCCTGCCGCGCCTATGGCGGGTTCTATCTGGGCTCGGTCGGCGGCCCGGCGGCCCGGCTGGCCCGCGACTGCATCCGCAAGGTCGAGGTGCTGGAATATCCCGAACTGGGGATGGAGGCGGTCTGGAAGATCGAGGTGGAGAACTTCCCGGCCTTCATCGTCATCGACGACAAGGGCAATGATTTCTACGATGGCCTGACAGGCTGA
- a CDS encoding VOC family protein: MRFTVDRLDHVVITVRDQEVSASWYQRVLGMEREEYGRNNRTALKFGGQKINLRPQGAEGWASAEDALPGTNDLCFITAVSSTEVIEHLEGCGVRVIQGPVARLGALGPVTSVYCEDPDRNLIEIASYQG; this comes from the coding sequence ATGCGCTTTACCGTCGATCGGCTGGACCATGTCGTCATCACCGTCCGGGACCAGGAGGTCTCGGCATCCTGGTACCAGCGCGTCCTGGGCATGGAGCGCGAGGAATATGGCCGCAACAACCGCACCGCGCTGAAATTCGGCGGCCAGAAGATCAATCTCCGCCCCCAGGGGGCCGAGGGCTGGGCCAGCGCCGAGGACGCGCTGCCCGGCACCAACGATCTCTGCTTCATCACCGCGGTGTCCAGCACCGAGGTGATCGAGCATCTGGAAGGCTGCGGGGTGCGGGTGATCCAGGGGCCGGTGGCGCGGCTCGGCGCGCTGGGGCCCGTAACCTCGGTCTATTGCGAGGACCCGGATCGCAACCTGATCGAGATCGCGTCCTATCAGGGATAG
- a CDS encoding VacJ family lipoprotein yields MLHPRIASVAAGAGMLALALAGCAAPPPKDPEALAEYREANDPYEPLNRKMYGVSMTLDKYTLRPVAKAWVWALPYRVRQSLGGLVQTMGEPVVFFNDVGAGKPRRAGDAFVRWCINMVAGVGGLFDVAKYAGYPHHDNDAGLTLATWGVPSGPYLFLPMMGPSSFRDATGYGIDIGLQPLNYVPRGYGLLTFNWAYNIVGTINGRADHLDELDQLQRDALDPYATIRSAYQQQRKAQAEAIRNDHRATVPDWYN; encoded by the coding sequence ATGCTCCACCCGCGCATCGCCTCCGTTGCCGCCGGTGCGGGCATGCTGGCGCTGGCGCTGGCGGGATGCGCCGCCCCGCCGCCCAAGGACCCCGAGGCCCTGGCCGAGTATCGCGAGGCGAACGACCCCTATGAGCCGCTGAACCGCAAGATGTACGGGGTCAGCATGACATTGGACAAATACACGCTGCGCCCGGTCGCCAAGGCGTGGGTCTGGGCCCTGCCCTATCGCGTCCGGCAATCGCTGGGCGGGCTGGTCCAGACGATGGGCGAGCCGGTGGTGTTCTTCAACGATGTCGGCGCCGGCAAGCCCCGCCGCGCCGGCGACGCCTTCGTGCGCTGGTGCATCAACATGGTCGCCGGCGTCGGCGGCCTGTTCGACGTGGCGAAATATGCGGGCTATCCGCATCACGACAACGACGCGGGGCTGACGCTGGCGACCTGGGGCGTGCCGTCCGGCCCGTACCTGTTCCTGCCCATGATGGGCCCGTCCTCGTTCCGCGACGCCACGGGCTATGGAATCGATATCGGGCTGCAGCCGCTGAACTACGTGCCGCGCGGCTATGGGCTGCTGACTTTCAACTGGGCCTACAACATCGTCGGCACGATCAACGGACGCGCCGACCACCTGGACGAGCTGGACCAGTTGCAGCGGGATGCGCTGGACCCGTACGCTACGATCCGCAGCGCCTATCAGCAGCAGCGCAAGGCGCAGGCCGAGGCGATCCGCAACGATCACCGGGCGACCGTGCCCGATTGGTATAACTGA
- a CDS encoding MOSC N-terminal beta barrel domain-containing protein — protein MTGAGTDAGLSVASLHVYPVKSLGGIAVADGWLGPCGLQDDRRWVVTDPDGTFLTQRQIPSMALVSVAWSPRPAPDGAGGLVLSRPGRGALAVPVPPAGAARHPVRVWRDTVPAVDAGQAAAGWLTAVLGRPCRLAYLHDVAARPADPDHAPPGSVVGFADGFAVLVTTTESLAALNRDLPPPVPPLPMNRFRPNIVLTGAPAWAEDEWRLLAVGQARILIVKPCSRCVMTTIDQHSADIPHPQEPLRTLARTRRAKGGVMFGQNAVVVRPGRIAAGDPVTVLEQGPSNLLPA, from the coding sequence ATGACGGGCGCGGGGACGGATGCGGGGCTCTCGGTCGCGTCCCTGCATGTCTACCCGGTCAAGTCGCTGGGGGGCATCGCCGTGGCGGACGGGTGGCTGGGCCCCTGCGGGCTGCAGGACGACCGGCGCTGGGTGGTGACCGACCCGGACGGGACGTTCCTGACCCAGCGCCAGATCCCGTCCATGGCGCTGGTGTCGGTGGCGTGGTCCCCCCGTCCGGCGCCGGACGGGGCGGGCGGGCTGGTCCTGTCCCGCCCCGGCCGGGGCGCGCTGGCCGTTCCCGTTCCGCCGGCCGGCGCGGCGCGGCATCCGGTGCGGGTATGGCGCGACACGGTTCCGGCGGTCGATGCCGGCCAGGCGGCGGCCGGCTGGCTGACCGCCGTGCTTGGGCGCCCGTGCCGGCTGGCCTATCTGCATGACGTCGCGGCACGGCCGGCCGATCCCGACCACGCCCCGCCCGGATCGGTGGTCGGCTTCGCCGACGGGTTCGCCGTCCTGGTGACGACCACCGAGTCGCTGGCCGCGCTGAACCGGGACCTGCCGCCCCCGGTGCCGCCTTTGCCGATGAATCGCTTCCGTCCCAATATCGTGCTGACGGGCGCCCCCGCCTGGGCCGAGGACGAATGGCGGCTGCTGGCGGTGGGGCAGGCCAGGATCCTGATCGTCAAGCCCTGTTCGCGCTGCGTCATGACGACGATCGACCAGCACAGCGCGGACATTCCCCACCCGCAGGAACCGCTGCGCACCCTGGCGCGGACCCGCCGGGCCAAGGGCGGGGTGATGTTCGGCCAGAACGCGGTGGTGGTGCGGCCGGGGCGCATCGCCGCGGGCGACCCGGTGACGGTGCTGGAACAAGGCCCATCCAACCTGCTGCCCGCGTAA
- a CDS encoding ClpXP protease specificity-enhancing factor SspB, whose translation MSDDHDGENGFDAAIPDSLLPYDSWIEDAYRDVMLRALDHVGREGLPDGHHFYVTFLTGWPGVEIPARLRAQYPHDITIVLQHQFWDLRVDRTARTVSVGLSFGGVGSTLVIPVAAITAFADPHIRLALRFTPPGPAPAQDEEPAALESAASSDASSDTASGEAPGETTDGQAPASSQVVSLAAFRKKGPNPS comes from the coding sequence ATGTCCGACGATCACGACGGGGAAAACGGCTTCGACGCCGCCATCCCCGACAGTCTGCTCCCCTACGATTCGTGGATCGAGGACGCGTATCGCGACGTGATGCTGCGCGCGCTGGACCATGTGGGGCGCGAGGGACTGCCCGACGGGCACCATTTCTACGTCACCTTCCTGACCGGCTGGCCCGGGGTCGAAATCCCGGCGCGCCTGCGGGCGCAATATCCGCACGACATCACCATCGTGCTGCAGCACCAGTTCTGGGACCTGCGGGTGGACCGCACTGCGCGCACCGTGTCGGTCGGCCTGTCCTTCGGCGGCGTCGGCTCGACACTGGTGATCCCGGTCGCGGCGATCACCGCCTTCGCCGACCCGCATATCCGGCTGGCCCTGCGCTTCACCCCGCCCGGACCGGCCCCGGCACAGGACGAGGAGCCCGCTGCCCTCGAATCGGCCGCGTCCTCCGATGCGTCCTCCGATACCGCCTCCGGCGAGGCGCCCGGCGAGACGACAGACGGGCAGGCGCCGGCCTCGTCCCAGGTGGTCAGCCTGGCGGCCTTCCGGAAGAAGGGGCCGAACCCCAGTTGA
- a CDS encoding aquaporin: protein MDARPNLNPDPNPGPNPDPDAAPPAGDAALYPHPQDRPLAGAPHPGRLLHPRLYACECAGTMLLMLFGVTTNVLLGAGDSPVGRGLANHPALQVALQGLFFGMGGSLAALSPFGRVSGGHVSPSVSLAFALLGRLAWRDLLGYWAAQLAGAVLGTGLVALAGRAWPRLGAWAHATRFAATVPFDLVPLSWVFMGEVCTTALLITALLYTGGHAALRWATPLLAGPLFFALNPFEAWLSGDSTNLARSLGPAVFSGQWQDFWIYGAAPFCGVVSTVLMVRLGTFGAMHVHEARLAHFGHHGRVPFLLPPILLPWRRRGS from the coding sequence ATGGACGCGCGCCCAAACCTGAACCCGGACCCAAACCCCGGCCCAAACCCGGACCCGGACGCCGCGCCGCCCGCCGGCGACGCGGCCCTGTACCCCCACCCGCAGGACCGGCCGCTGGCCGGGGCGCCGCACCCCGGCCGGCTGCTCCATCCGCGCCTCTATGCCTGCGAATGCGCGGGCACGATGCTGCTGATGCTGTTCGGCGTGACCACCAACGTGCTGCTGGGGGCCGGCGACTCGCCCGTCGGCCGGGGTTTGGCGAACCATCCGGCGCTGCAGGTCGCGCTGCAGGGCCTGTTCTTCGGCATGGGCGGCTCGCTGGCCGCGCTGTCGCCCTTCGGCCGGGTCAGCGGCGGGCATGTCAGCCCGTCCGTCTCGCTGGCCTTCGCGCTGCTGGGGCGGCTGGCCTGGCGGGACCTGCTGGGCTACTGGGCCGCGCAGCTCGCGGGCGCGGTGCTCGGGACCGGACTGGTCGCGCTGGCCGGGCGGGCGTGGCCGCGCCTGGGGGCGTGGGCGCACGCCACCCGTTTCGCGGCGACCGTTCCCTTCGACCTGGTGCCGCTCTCCTGGGTGTTCATGGGCGAGGTCTGCACCACGGCGCTGCTCATCACCGCGCTGCTCTATACCGGCGGCCATGCCGCGCTGCGCTGGGCGACGCCGCTGCTGGCCGGCCCGCTGTTCTTCGCGCTGAACCCGTTCGAGGCCTGGCTGTCGGGCGACAGCACCAACCTGGCGCGCAGCCTGGGGCCGGCGGTATTTTCCGGCCAGTGGCAGGATTTCTGGATCTATGGCGCCGCACCGTTCTGCGGCGTGGTGTCGACGGTGCTGATGGTGCGGCTGGGAACCTTCGGCGCCATGCATGTGCACGAGGCCCGGCTGGCGCATTTCGGCCATCACGGCCGGGTGCCCTTCCTGCTGCCCCCCATCCTGTTGCCCTGGCGGCGCCGCGGGTCATAG
- a CDS encoding kinase inhibitor → MTFTLTSRAFAEGDRLPEAQVFDGMGYRGGNISPPLAWSGAPEGTRSFAVTMYDPDAPTGSGWWHWVMVNIPASVTSLPAGAGSGDADLPPGAFMTRTDFGGNAYGGAAPPPGPAHRYIFTVHALDTAVLSVPADASGAMVGYMINSHSLGSASLTALFGRS, encoded by the coding sequence ATGACATTCACCCTGACCAGCCGGGCCTTCGCCGAGGGCGACCGGCTGCCCGAGGCCCAGGTCTTCGACGGCATGGGCTATCGCGGCGGCAATATCTCGCCGCCCCTGGCCTGGAGCGGCGCGCCCGAGGGCACACGCAGCTTCGCCGTGACGATGTACGACCCCGACGCCCCCACCGGATCGGGCTGGTGGCACTGGGTGATGGTCAATATCCCCGCCTCGGTCACCAGCCTGCCGGCCGGCGCCGGGTCGGGCGATGCCGACCTGCCGCCCGGCGCGTTCATGACCCGCACCGATTTCGGCGGCAATGCCTATGGCGGAGCCGCCCCGCCGCCGGGGCCGGCGCACCGCTACATCTTCACGGTCCACGCGCTGGACACGGCGGTGCTGAGCGTGCCGGCGGACGCGTCGGGGGCGATGGTGGGATACATGATCAACAGCCACAGCCTGGGTTCGGCCAGCCTGACCGCCTTGTTCGGCAGGAGCTGA
- a CDS encoding ABC transporter substrate-binding protein — protein sequence MKTVLSRRHALGLALGTAVLPVLRPARADAAAAAAARAFVNDFGQQLIAIVNSNRSLADKKAAMLPLLQAHVDMDAIARYCLGRYWRVATPQQQAQYLDLFHHVLVNAITDKIGDYRGVTFTIGGTAQVGTDQAVDTVINRPEQPAANTQWIISNSSGQPKVVDVVGEGTSLRLTQRQDYASFIARHNGSVDALLQALDHQVAAHNMH from the coding sequence ATGAAGACAGTCCTTTCCCGTCGTCATGCGCTGGGTCTCGCCCTCGGGACGGCGGTGCTGCCGGTCCTGCGCCCGGCCCGGGCCGACGCCGCCGCCGCCGCGGCCGCCCGCGCCTTCGTCAACGATTTCGGCCAGCAACTGATCGCCATCGTCAATTCCAACCGCTCGCTGGCGGACAAGAAGGCGGCGATGCTGCCGCTGCTGCAGGCCCATGTGGACATGGATGCGATCGCGCGGTACTGCCTGGGCCGCTACTGGCGCGTGGCCACCCCCCAGCAGCAGGCCCAGTACCTGGACCTGTTCCACCATGTCCTGGTCAATGCCATCACCGACAAGATCGGCGATTATCGCGGCGTGACCTTCACCATCGGCGGTACGGCGCAGGTCGGCACGGACCAGGCGGTGGATACGGTGATCAACCGCCCCGAACAGCCGGCGGCCAATACCCAGTGGATCATCAGCAACAGCAGCGGCCAGCCCAAGGTGGTCGACGTGGTAGGCGAAGGCACGAGCCTGCGCCTGACCCAGCGGCAGGATTACGCGTCGTTCATCGCGCGCCATAACGGCAGCGTCGACGCGCTGCTTCAGGCTCTGGACCACCAGGTGGCGGCGCACAACATGCATTGA
- a CDS encoding CapA family protein has translation MKISLTGDSILFRRLNSLSDPTCRGLFDKIRACDVSFTNLEMLPSNFEGDPVFDHGGSHFSARPWVLDDLSEAGFSLFAAATNHSLDYGVAGVRAALDCLEARGILFAGVGRTLEAARRPVYATHPQGTVAMISCCSTFARGQEAADQTRSMQGRPGLNPLRHKRRFRVTPGDMAVLREMYERLGLASIKEQQVRLGFEYPPPAGTLPFAGLDFVMGESCRMETLPDERDVQDIERWTREAAHVSDVVIVSLHTHDVGYGDDGETNWETPAAFVEEFARRIVDAGADIVVCHGQHLLKGMEIHKGKVIFYGLGNFIGQNELIEALPRESYEFYKVPMETTTHMVYRARTENDRKGFPADRRFWETIVPICRFDEDGALSAIEILPVSLGLGKAAHKRGVPFLAEGHEGTAILRRFADLSGRYGTRLRDDGALSTVML, from the coding sequence ATGAAGATTTCCCTGACCGGGGACAGTATCCTGTTCCGGCGGCTGAACAGCCTATCGGATCCGACCTGTCGCGGCCTGTTCGACAAGATCCGGGCCTGCGACGTTTCGTTCACGAATCTGGAAATGCTGCCAAGCAATTTCGAGGGCGACCCGGTGTTCGATCATGGTGGGTCACATTTCAGCGCGCGTCCGTGGGTGCTGGACGACCTGTCCGAGGCGGGATTTTCGCTGTTCGCTGCGGCGACGAACCACAGCCTGGATTACGGCGTCGCGGGTGTCCGCGCCGCCCTGGATTGTCTGGAGGCACGCGGCATCCTGTTCGCGGGCGTCGGGCGGACGCTGGAGGCCGCGCGCCGCCCGGTCTATGCGACCCATCCCCAGGGGACGGTGGCGATGATATCGTGCTGCTCGACCTTCGCGCGCGGGCAGGAAGCCGCAGACCAGACGCGTAGCATGCAGGGACGTCCGGGCCTGAACCCGCTGCGTCACAAGCGGCGCTTCAGGGTGACGCCCGGCGACATGGCCGTGCTGCGGGAAATGTATGAACGGCTGGGCCTGGCCAGCATCAAGGAACAGCAGGTGCGGCTGGGTTTCGAATATCCGCCGCCGGCCGGTACGTTGCCGTTCGCGGGACTCGATTTCGTGATGGGCGAATCCTGCCGGATGGAAACCCTGCCCGATGAACGCGACGTCCAGGATATCGAACGCTGGACGCGCGAGGCCGCCCACGTGTCGGATGTCGTGATCGTCAGCCTGCATACCCATGACGTGGGATATGGGGACGACGGCGAAACAAACTGGGAGACACCGGCTGCCTTCGTCGAGGAATTCGCCAGGCGGATCGTCGATGCCGGGGCCGATATCGTGGTGTGTCATGGCCAGCATCTTCTGAAAGGAATGGAAATCCACAAGGGCAAGGTAATCTTTTACGGATTGGGAAATTTCATCGGGCAGAACGAACTGATCGAGGCCCTGCCCAGGGAATCGTACGAATTCTACAAGGTGCCCATGGAAACGACGACCCACATGGTTTATCGGGCGCGGACGGAAAACGACAGGAAAGGCTTCCCGGCCGATCGGCGTTTCTGGGAAACGATCGTGCCGATCTGCCGCTTCGATGAGGACGGCGCCCTGTCGGCGATCGAGATCCTTCCCGTGTCCCTGGGCCTGGGGAAGGCCGCCCATAAAAGGGGCGTGCCCTTCCTCGCCGAGGGGCACGAGGGGACTGCGATCCTGCGCCGTTTCGCGGACCTGTCTGGCCGTTACGGCACGCGCCTGCGCGATGACGGCGCGTTGTCCACCGTCATGCTGTGA
- a CDS encoding aldose epimerase family protein translates to MFKLTKARSVSALLLAASTLGGTLAARPAAAAVTLDRAKFGTMADGTPIEILTLRNAHNVSVRFITYGGIITAIDTPDRTGHVDDIVLGFPDLQGYTVDSAQGGLFFGAMIGRYANRIAKGTFTLGGKTYHVPVTAPPNALHGGTRGFDKYVWTVDGTAAGAHAASATLSMTSPDGDQGFPGTLKVSVTYTLDDHDQLTLHYKATTDQPTVLNLTNHSYFNLGGEGSGSIENEVLQINAARYTPTDPTAIPTGELAPVAGTPLDFRKPMRIGEHLRDDYPQLMFARGYDHNWVVDGQAGAAPRPAARIVDPRTGRTMEVLTSQPGLQVYTSNSLTGAYAGVSHRAYRQTDAIAFEAEHYPDSPNHPSFPTTTLNPGETFDYTTIFRFGVQPAAPHGK, encoded by the coding sequence ATGTTCAAGCTCACCAAGGCACGTTCGGTTTCCGCGCTGCTGCTGGCAGCCTCCACCTTGGGCGGCACGCTCGCCGCCCGGCCGGCCGCCGCCGCCGTCACGCTGGACCGCGCGAAATTCGGCACGATGGCCGACGGCACGCCGATCGAAATCCTGACTCTGCGCAACGCGCATAACGTGTCGGTACGCTTCATCACCTATGGCGGCATCATCACCGCGATCGACACGCCCGACCGGACCGGCCATGTCGACGACATCGTCCTCGGCTTTCCGGACCTGCAGGGCTACACGGTCGACAGCGCGCAGGGCGGCCTGTTCTTCGGCGCCATGATCGGCCGGTACGCCAACCGGATCGCCAAGGGGACCTTCACGCTGGGCGGCAAGACGTATCACGTTCCCGTGACCGCGCCGCCGAACGCGCTGCATGGCGGCACCAGGGGCTTCGACAAATATGTCTGGACGGTGGACGGCACCGCGGCGGGCGCGCATGCGGCCAGCGCCACCCTGTCGATGACCAGCCCGGACGGCGACCAGGGCTTCCCCGGCACGCTGAAGGTCAGCGTGACCTACACGCTGGACGACCATGACCAGCTCACCCTGCACTACAAGGCGACGACCGACCAGCCGACGGTGCTCAACCTGACCAACCACAGCTATTTCAATCTGGGCGGCGAGGGATCGGGCTCGATCGAGAACGAGGTGCTGCAGATCAACGCCGCGCGCTACACGCCGACCGATCCGACCGCGATCCCGACCGGCGAACTGGCGCCGGTGGCCGGCACGCCGCTGGATTTCCGCAAGCCGATGCGCATCGGCGAGCATCTGCGCGACGATTATCCGCAATTGATGTTCGCGCGCGGCTACGACCACAACTGGGTCGTCGACGGCCAGGCGGGCGCGGCTCCCCGCCCGGCGGCGCGGATCGTGGATCCCCGGACCGGCCGCACGATGGAGGTGCTGACCAGCCAGCCGGGGCTGCAGGTCTACACCTCGAACTCGCTGACCGGCGCCTATGCCGGCGTGTCGCACCGCGCCTATCGCCAGACCGACGCGATCGCGTTCGAGGCCGAGCATTATCCCGATTCGCCCAACCACCCCTCCTTCCCGACCACGACGCTGAACCCCGGCGAGACGTTCGACTACACGACGATCTTCCGCTTCGGCGTGCAGCCGGCAGCGCCGCACGGGAAATGA